The Desulfobulbaceae bacterium sequence TGAGTTTTGCCAACTGTATAGGGGATATTTCTTGTACAGGTAGAAACATATTGAGTTGCCCTGCCATATTCATGGATACTAATATGGCGACAAAATTCTCCAGCTGAACTTTTCCTTTTTCAGCATTAAGAATGGTCCTTCTATTTAGGCCCGTTCGTGATGCTACTTCAGCCTGAGTTAAATCGACATTTAGCCTCGCTTGTTTCAGTCTATTGCCTAATTCTTCCGCTATAGCGGCTGGAGACATATTTTCAATTGCCATAATATTACCTATTCTGCACATTAAATAGTTTTAATGCGTTTAAAGTGCTTTTTTAGTCACACTGTAACTAAAACAATTAAAAAAAACAAGATCTTTTTAAAGTGCGTAAATTGTAACAATATATGCCAAATATCACATTAATGTGTATCAATAAGCGCATTATGCCGATTGATAGATAGCCAAAGGGCTTGTGCTGGGCATTATCTTTTGAGGTAAAATGTTATTCGAAGCTGATCCAATATTCGACACCTATAAAATAAAACGTATTTGGTAACAGCAATTGGAGTGTGATAGAATCCTCGCCATTTTTGAGCAAATATTTATGTGATTACCACTCACTTTCAGCGACTATCGTCATTCCCGCGGGAATCCAGGAAAGCCTGCCAATTGCACAATACTGGATCGGAGTCTGCGCTACCTCCGGCTAACAACATACCGGAGGTAGCGCAGACTCCGATGACGAAAGAGGAAAAGAAAAACATTGTAATATCAAACAATTGAGCTGGTAGGTTTTCAATTCAGCTGAAACTTGATGGTAATCACAAAAAAAATAAGATTTTTGTCAGTTCAGGTCATCCAGTAAAACAATATTGAGATTTTCAATTTTCTGCCATTCCGCATCATTGGTCAGAACATAATCAGCGCCACAAATCTCTGCTGTTGCCAACAAAATAGCATCAGGTGTTTTCATATTGTATTTAGGTCGGTATTCGGCTGTCTTATCAGCCACCAGTATGTTTATAGGGTACAAGCTGAATGAGAGTGCTTTTCCCAGAAGTAAATAAGGGGGGCGGTATCAATGAATACAGAGGATGATGGAGTTAATCTCAGCCCCATTCGTCACGCTCCTTCCTAAGGTAATCATCAACGTTCAGATCTTTCCACATGTCTTGGCCTAACCCAGCAGAAGTCCTGAAGTCAAGCTTCCCCTGGTTGGAGGTTATAGCTTTTGGTTGTTCGCAATGAACTAGTTTGGCAACTTTTTCACCCGATCGTTCAATGATAATTTCTTCATTAGTCAAAAGTACCTTACTTAAAAGTTCACCTAATGTAGGCCTGGCGTCAACTGCTGAGACTCTTGTTGTCATTCCATTACCTCTTTTCGGAGTATGCTAACTATAATGACCATAATGATCATTGTAGTTATTGCTCACCAAACGATCAAGTTTATAAGTATGAATAAAATCCCAGAAAGTCATCATCGAAGTCAGATTTTATGCCCTTCGTCATTGAAGTCTGCGCTATCTGCGAGCGAAACGCGGCAACCCAGCACGTCGTCATTGCGAGCGAAGCGCGGCAATCCAGAATATCGTCTTTGCGAGCGAAGCGCGGCAATCCAGAAAAAATAGCCCAAGGGCTAAAATCTCCACCCCGCCTTTTAACCGTTTG is a genomic window containing:
- a CDS encoding helix-turn-helix domain-containing protein, yielding MAIENMSPAAIAEELGNRLKQARLNVDLTQAEVASRTGLNRRTILNAEKGKVQLENFVAILVSMNMAGQLNMFLPVQEISPIQLAKLKGQKRQRASKSKNGKARIKEDKSSW
- a CDS encoding PIN domain-containing protein, which translates into the protein MADKTAEYRPKYNMKTPDAILLATAEICGADYVLTNDAEWQKIENLNIVLLDDLN
- a CDS encoding type II toxin-antitoxin system Phd/YefM family antitoxin — its product is MTTRVSAVDARPTLGELLSKVLLTNEEIIIERSGEKVAKLVHCEQPKAITSNQGKLDFRTSAGLGQDMWKDLNVDDYLRKERDEWG